The following DNA comes from cyanobiont of Ornithocercus magnificus.
GCCTCAGTCCAGTCACCACATACTAGACCTATAGATCCTCCAAGAATAAGCATAGGGGCAAAGAGACCTCCAGGAGCGCCGGATGCTGCAGCCAAAGCTGTACTGAAGAAGAGTACCGCAAAGATAGCTAAGGCTAGTTGTATGTTTGCCCTACTATCAGCAATCAGATGCTGCAGCTCAGCAATATCATAGAAAATGCTTGGCAATGTGCCGTAGATGCTGCCTAGAATACCTCCGCTAAGTGCTATACGTAGCACTGGCCTGTTGGCAAACCAGATATCGCCACAGTGCTGCATCGCTAGTACGTAGCGACAATAAGCTTCGGCAAGCAAGCCAGTAATGCATCCTAGTCCAACCAGATAGCCTAAATCGATTGGTAAAAATTGTACTAACGAGGTGTACTCCCGCTCTAGTTGAAAACTAAGACTGCTATATAGTCCAGATACCGAGCCTGATCCAAGTATGCTTAGGGTGTCTGCCCAAGCATCAGCCCAGAATGTAGTAACTATAACTAGTAGTAGAACTACTGGCCGAGCTGAATGCAGTAATTCTTCTACAGCATATACAAACCCACCGATTGGCGCACTGAATACTGCGGCGATGCCCGCACCACTACCAGCTGCTACAATTACTCTTTGAAAAGCGGCTGGAACCTTTAACCATTTAGCCATTTGCCAGGCAACTGAGCCACCCATCTGCACAGCTGGTCCTTCAGGCCCGAGTGGAAATCCACTACCAATCGCAACTATGCCAGCAATCAGCTTTGTCAAGCCTACCTGTAGTCCCATTGGAACTGAGCGATGGTGTAGGAAGCTCATAATGTGTGTTATCCCAGAGCCACTAGCAGCGGGAGCCAGCCAGACAACCAACCACCCAGACACCAGGCCACCTGCAATACCGAGAACTGGCAGAGCAATCAGGGATGGCAGTTTAGCCAAGAGCTGCAGTCTCCAGTTGCTGAGCCAACTAACTCCAGTCTTGAACAGGATACTTGTTAAAGCGGCGCCCAGGCCAGTTAACATCAAAGACAGAGCAACTGCCAGCCAGCGTTGTTCCAGCAGTTGACGGATGTTGCTGGGTCCCAACCGGTAAAGCCGTTGAAAACTCTTCAGTGCTGCCATTAATTGGTTTAGCCTCTGTCTGCTGCCTTAGCTTCCTGTTGCTCTAAGCTTGGCAAACGCCCCTCATCAGCGAAACCGTCAATCTGGTCGAAATTGAGATAGTTGTATATCTCACTAAATGACGGGTCAATTCTCTCAGCGGTGATACGGTGATATTCATTCATTGTTGGGATACGACCTAGCCGCGCGCATACCGCGGCGAGTTCAGCACTGCCCAGATATACTTGGGCCCCCTTCCCCAGTCTGTTGTCGAAGTTGCGTGTGCTAGTGGAGAATACTGTGGTCTCATCCCCGACACGTGCCTGATTTCCCATACAGAGTGAGCAGCCCGGGATTTCTATGCGGCTACCCACTGCCTCGAAGATGACATAGTATCCTTCTTGTCTGAGCATTTTCTCATCCATGCGTGTGGGTGGACAAATCCATAGCCGTGTACTTTTACATGTGCCTCCCTCAAGTACTTTTGCAGCAGCGCGATAATGACCTATATTAGTCATGCATGAGCCAATAAATACCTCCTGCACCGGCTCACCAGCTATATCGCTAAGCAACTTGACATTATCTGGGTCATTTGGACAGGCAACAATGGGTTCAATAAGCTCATCAAGGTTAATCTCTAGGACCTCAGCATACTCAGCATTTTGGTCGGCAGACAGAAGCTGCGGGCTTCTTAGCCAGTCTTCCATTGCACGGACACGTCGGTTAAGAGTATGAGCATCGGTATAGCCACGGGCGACCATATTCTTCAGCAGCGCTACATTGCTGCGTAGGTACTCACCTACTGTTTCCACTGAGAGCTTAATCGTGCAACCAGCACAGGAACGCTCAGCAGTAGAGTCAGTTAGTTCGAAGGCTTGTTCTAGTTTAAGGTTTGGTAGCCCTTCAATTTCCATGATTCTCCCATTGAAGAGGTTCTGCTTGTTGGTTTTCTCAACGGTGAGTAGGCCTTTCCGGATTGCCACCCATGGAATAGCGTTGACCACGTCGCGCAACGTAATGCCTGGTTGCAGTGAGCCACTGAAACGCACAAGTACTGACTCAGGCATATTTAGAGGCATGACACCAATAGCAGCAGCAAAGGCTACAAGACCTGACCCAGATGGAAAGGAAATCCCGAGAGGAAAACGTGTGTGGCTATCACCACCAGTACCTACTGTGTCTGGAAGCAGCATACGGTTTAGCCAACTATGAATAATGCCATCGCCAGGTCGTAAGGCAACACCGCCACGCTGGGTAAAGAATCCGGGGAGTTCTCTTTGCGTCTCGAGATCTGCTGGCTTTGGGTAAGCAGCAATGTGGCAAAAGCTCTGCATTACTAAGTCAGCAGAGAAGCTGAGGCAAGCTAGCTCTTTCATCTCATCGCGAGTCATAGGTCCTGTTGTGTCCTGACTGCCAACGGTTGTTATCAATGGCTCACAGCTGGTGCCAGGGCGCACACCTGATACACCACAAGCCCGACCCACTATTTTCTGAGCTAGCGTGAACCCGCTGCTAGTACTTGCCAGAGCATTAGGCTTGATAAATATGTCTGAAGCTGAACGGCCTAGGCACACCCGCGCTTTGTTAGTAAGAGCACGACCAATCATTAAGGAAATTCGACCGCCAGCGCGGAAACCATCACTGATGGTGTTTGGCTTGAGCATGAAGTGGGAAAAGACTTCTCCAGCTTTTGGCTCTCCTACAGCTCGCTCAAGCGAGCCGGCTTGGGGCCGGATCGTGATCACGTCACCACTATTCAGGCCTGTTACATCACATTCAATTGGTAAGGCCCCTGAATCCTCAGCTGTGTTAAAGAAAATTGGCGCAATTTTTCCTCCTAGGATCACACTACCTGTGCGCTTATTAGGTACGTACGGGATATCATCACCAGTGTGCCAGAGCAAGGAGTTGATTGCTGACTTGCGTGAGCTACCTGTACCAACCACATCTCCCGCATAAGCCACGGGGTGGCCTTTCTGCTTCAGCTGCGCAATTGTTTGTAGAGCGTTTGGATATCGACTCTCGAGCATTGTAAGGGCATGGAGAGGAATATCAGGACGTGTAATAGCTTGTGTTGCCGGGGAGAGATCGTCTGTGTTAGTCTCCCCTTCTACTTTGAATATAGTGACTGTAATCTCGTCAGGCAACGGGGAACGCTGGGTAAACCAGTCTGCAGCAGCCCAGCTTTCTATTACTCGCTCTGCAAAGCAGTTAGTTAGAGCTAACTCTACTACCTCATTATAAGCATCATAGACCAAGGTAGTCTGACTAAGTCCAGTAGCAGCACAACTAGCAATTTGCTCATCACTGTGCTGTAGTAGTTGAATTAATATTGCTACATTGTATCCTCCTAACATAGTCCCAAGCAGACGGACAGCTTCCATCGGCATAACCAGAGGGCTGATAACAGTTCTATGGGCTACTGCACCTAGCCAGTTAGCTTTGACATAGGCTGCTTCATCCACGCCTGGAGGAATGCGTTCTGTCAGTAGCTCTAGCAGGAACTTTTCCTCGCCAATAGGAGGTTCCTGAAGTAACTCCACTAGACTTTGGGTTTGTTGGGCGTTGAGGGGGAGAGGAGGGATGCCTTGCTCCTTGCGTTTGGCAGCGAGTAGGCGGTAGGCATTCAGCATAGTTAACTCTCCTGAGGTAAAACCATCACAACCCTCATTGTTCTTCCTTGCTATATGACCCTGTGAGATTCGCTGTCGCTTTGCTTAGCCTTGATAAGTCTGGATAATGGCCATGTTGTCATGACCACCACCTCCGACCTGCATGTAGTGGAGACCAGGCCCCTTGTGCCTCCAGCCTTTCTACACCGGGACCTGCCGATCGATGCTACAGCTCAACGCACAGTATTTGAAGCACGGCAGCGTATAGCTGCTCTTCTCTGTGGAGAAGATTCTCGCCTGCTCGCAATTGTAGGTCCGTGCTCTGTGCATGATGTTGAGGCTGCAACAGAATACGCACGCCGCTTAGCCCCCTTGCGCAAGCGCCATGCTGACCATCTTGAGATTGTGATGCGGGTCTACTTTGAGAAACCTCGCACTACTTTTGGCTGGAAAGGCTTGATTAATGATCCCCACCTAGATGGCTCTTATGACATTAATACAGGTCTTCGTCGCGCACGCTCTCTACTATTAAATCTATCCCGCGACGGTATGCCCTGTGCCACAGAACTCCTTGATCCTGTTGTACCGCAGTACATCGCTGATTTAATTAGCTGGACTGCTATTGGAGCACGAACCACAGAAAGTCAGACCCACCGAGAGATGGCTTCCGGTTTATCTATGCCGATTGGATATAAAAATGGTACTGATGGCAGTGCTGCCGCTGCCATTAATGCTATGCAAGCAGCTGCACATCCCCAGCATTTTCTTGGCATCAATTGTGAGGGAATGGCATCAATTGTGAGCACTACTGGGAACCCATATGGTCACTTGGTGCTGCGTGGAGGCACAAACGGTACTAATTACCACGCTGAGGCCGTGCAGGCGGCAGCGGCTCAGTTAGCTACCGCGGGCTTGAGCGATCGCTTGATGGTAGATTGCAGCCATGGTAATTCTAGCAAGGATTTCCGTCGTCAATCAGAAGTTCTGCGGTCTGTCGCCTCTCAGGTGCGCAACGGATCCTCTCACATAATGGGAGTAATGCTCGAGAGCCACCTGGTAGAAGGCAACCAAAGACTGACTGATGACCCAACTACTTTAGCCGTAGGCCAGAGTATTACAGATGCCTGCATCGATATCAATACTACTGCATTGCTATTGGAAGAGCTCGCTACAGCAGCAGCCCAAAATTAACATTGTACTGTCTATTTATTCATATGGTTGATACTTCTTTCTATTAGGGCAGTATGAGCCAGTCCCAGCTAAGAGCTGCCGCAAGAGGCACTGTCAGGTTGTCCAGACCAAGACTACTTAGTTGCTCAAGACCAACTAACAGACCCGTCACGAGTAGTAGACGCAACAGCGGTAGAGCACTGCCTGAGAGTAGAATTAGAGTGGTCAACACAAGGCAACTTGTCACTGCCATCACAGCTGTGCCAGCTACAGACTTTTGCTGATTGCCAAGATGCCAGCTTGGACTCCTTAAAGTTTGGCCAGCTAGTCCAGCAAAGCCATCCCCAAATGCCATGACTAGTGTCCCAGCACAAACTGCTGCGGGTTGCGCTGGCCAGTACAGTAAAAGCATAACTGTAATAGCCAATCCATAAGCTACTGTTCCATAACTACGGCGCTGTACATCCTCTATGGCATGAAACATGTGCCAACGATGATTGACTAATGCTGCAAGGGTAATTGTTAAAGCAACTGGAATAGCTACAATCCGGGGTACATCTAACCACCATGCTAGCGGTACGATGGGCCCAACACCAATGTGGACGATCTTGCGCGGTAGCTCTTGCTCGCCAGGCCAGTAGGATCGACAGTATACTGCTGTTGCAAAGACAAGAAGCACCCAGCTGCTAAGAATGGCCATAGGCTGTAGAACCAGGTCAAGGGTAAAGCAATTGTCAGGAGGGGTTCTGATAATTCAGCCATCGTTTTCAGTCTTCAGACTTA
Coding sequences within:
- a CDS encoding ClC family H(+)/Cl(-) exchange transporter — protein: MAALKSFQRLYRLGPSNIRQLLEQRWLAVALSLMLTGLGAALTSILFKTGVSWLSNWRLQLLAKLPSLIALPVLGIAGGLVSGWLVVWLAPAASGSGITHIMSFLHHRSVPMGLQVGLTKLIAGIVAIGSGFPLGPEGPAVQMGGSVAWQMAKWLKVPAAFQRVIVAAGSGAGIAAVFSAPIGGFVYAVEELLHSARPVVLLLVIVTTFWADAWADTLSILGSGSVSGLYSSLSFQLEREYTSLVQFLPIDLGYLVGLGCITGLLAEAYCRYVLAMQHCGDIWFANRPVLRIALSGGILGSIYGTLPSIFYDIAELQHLIADSRANIQLALAIFAVLFFSTALAAASGAPGGLFAPMLILGGSIGLVCGDWTEAFTGYVPTTYVFAGMGAFVAGCARTPITAMFLVFALTKDLLILKPILVACLISFLVARTFDQRSIYERQMILEYN
- a CDS encoding bifunctional aconitate hydratase 2/2-methylisocitrate dehydratase, which encodes MLNAYRLLAAKRKEQGIPPLPLNAQQTQSLVELLQEPPIGEEKFLLELLTERIPPGVDEAAYVKANWLGAVAHRTVISPLVMPMEAVRLLGTMLGGYNVAILIQLLQHSDEQIASCAATGLSQTTLVYDAYNEVVELALTNCFAERVIESWAAADWFTQRSPLPDEITVTIFKVEGETNTDDLSPATQAITRPDIPLHALTMLESRYPNALQTIAQLKQKGHPVAYAGDVVGTGSSRKSAINSLLWHTGDDIPYVPNKRTGSVILGGKIAPIFFNTAEDSGALPIECDVTGLNSGDVITIRPQAGSLERAVGEPKAGEVFSHFMLKPNTISDGFRAGGRISLMIGRALTNKARVCLGRSASDIFIKPNALASTSSGFTLAQKIVGRACGVSGVRPGTSCEPLITTVGSQDTTGPMTRDEMKELACLSFSADLVMQSFCHIAAYPKPADLETQRELPGFFTQRGGVALRPGDGIIHSWLNRMLLPDTVGTGGDSHTRFPLGISFPSGSGLVAFAAAIGVMPLNMPESVLVRFSGSLQPGITLRDVVNAIPWVAIRKGLLTVEKTNKQNLFNGRIMEIEGLPNLKLEQAFELTDSTAERSCAGCTIKLSVETVGEYLRSNVALLKNMVARGYTDAHTLNRRVRAMEDWLRSPQLLSADQNAEYAEVLEINLDELIEPIVACPNDPDNVKLLSDIAGEPVQEVFIGSCMTNIGHYRAAAKVLEGGTCKSTRLWICPPTRMDEKMLRQEGYYVIFEAVGSRIEIPGCSLCMGNQARVGDETTVFSTSTRNFDNRLGKGAQVYLGSAELAAVCARLGRIPTMNEYHRITAERIDPSFSEIYNYLNFDQIDGFADEGRLPSLEQQEAKAADRG
- a CDS encoding 3-deoxy-7-phosphoheptulonate synthase — its product is MTTTSDLHVVETRPLVPPAFLHRDLPIDATAQRTVFEARQRIAALLCGEDSRLLAIVGPCSVHDVEAATEYARRLAPLRKRHADHLEIVMRVYFEKPRTTFGWKGLINDPHLDGSYDINTGLRRARSLLLNLSRDGMPCATELLDPVVPQYIADLISWTAIGARTTESQTHREMASGLSMPIGYKNGTDGSAAAAINAMQAAAHPQHFLGINCEGMASIVSTTGNPYGHLVLRGGTNGTNYHAEAVQAAAAQLATAGLSDRLMVDCSHGNSSKDFRRQSEVLRSVASQVRNGSSHIMGVMLESHLVEGNQRLTDDPTTLAVGQSITDACIDINTTALLLEELATAAAQN
- a CDS encoding dolichol kinase; translation: MAILSSWVLLVFATAVYCRSYWPGEQELPRKIVHIGVGPIVPLAWWLDVPRIVAIPVALTITLAALVNHRWHMFHAIEDVQRRSYGTVAYGLAITVMLLLYWPAQPAAVCAGTLVMAFGDGFAGLAGQTLRSPSWHLGNQQKSVAGTAVMAVTSCLVLTTLILLSGSALPLLRLLLVTGLLVGLEQLSSLGLDNLTVPLAAALSWDWLILP